In Sphingobacterium thalpophilum, a genomic segment contains:
- a CDS encoding BamA/TamA family outer membrane protein: MIKYTRFIGFASITLLVLFFASCRSSKYLDDDQALVTKLQISGVTPALKESSETYISNQIRPNSRVNLFIYNTFNTKNGRYKTKKIRNVGEPPHLLDSAMVDLSANQIRRFLFSKGYFKAKVEPAISVSKKRAHIDFKVDEGVPYQVRNIDRKFEDEDIKAIFEREVLPKTSVKSNTQYDAAKLLDEREKLYVSMRNNGYYDYVRQYMRAGVDSTLDGPLIDLKINVENPSDSTIHKKYQIDSVYMTIRNYGTMSKKEPRRILDSAKRLLFVDETNSFRWKPLERYMYLRSGQYYSLREENKSYDRLYEMNGFRSVKMQFVKKDSNKLDVHYDFVPRPRMGNQIEGEYTFRSGMSGFNIGNTFSQRNIFGGSEQLEVKLRYGVLFDPRLAGGLSSKIFNNDFQAGVNLVIPRLMVPFHINPGGKFGLPKTTYSMTLQLFDQDKTYSNRYFITSLNYSWYETENKYHSFTPIVLEYRDGRLDSNFRNKLVQEGYQLYVRSNDRQYFGLGTQYTFVLNGKKLNSKEDFQYFRGTLDVSGNVLDLISSLAKLPKNADGEKKIFGVPFLQYAKTELDYRLYRNLGGNRQFVFRFNPGIAIPYGNNSKLLIFEKSFYSGGMNGIRAWQARTLGPGAYNRQSLSEDLRLNLRNLDQLGEIKLEANAEYRFRLLNNFLGAKMNGATFMDMGNVWRLKKDEELNPGGEFKFNKFLGQVAIGTGFGLRFDSDYFVIRLDAGLKLKDPQFSGADQWVIKHFFDSKEFKAQYYETHRPDRYNFIQYNFGIGMPF; this comes from the coding sequence ATGATTAAGTATACTCGTTTTATCGGATTTGCAAGTATAACTCTTTTAGTGTTATTTTTTGCATCATGCCGGTCTTCAAAATATCTTGACGATGACCAAGCTCTGGTTACAAAACTACAGATTTCTGGTGTCACCCCTGCATTGAAAGAATCATCCGAAACGTATATCTCCAATCAAATAAGACCTAATTCAAGGGTAAATCTATTTATTTACAATACGTTCAATACTAAAAACGGACGCTATAAAACCAAGAAAATTCGGAATGTCGGCGAACCACCTCACTTGCTGGATTCGGCAATGGTGGATTTGTCTGCCAATCAAATCCGGCGTTTTCTATTTTCAAAAGGTTACTTTAAAGCTAAGGTCGAACCTGCAATTTCAGTTTCCAAAAAGCGAGCACATATCGATTTTAAAGTGGATGAAGGTGTCCCTTATCAAGTTAGAAATATAGATCGAAAATTTGAGGATGAAGATATAAAGGCAATATTTGAACGGGAGGTACTTCCTAAAACTTCCGTAAAATCCAATACCCAGTACGATGCCGCAAAGTTGCTTGATGAGCGGGAGAAACTTTATGTTTCGATGCGAAACAATGGGTATTACGATTATGTAAGGCAATATATGCGTGCTGGGGTCGATTCAACTCTCGATGGACCTTTGATCGACTTGAAAATTAATGTCGAAAATCCATCTGACTCTACGATACATAAAAAGTATCAAATAGACAGTGTTTATATGACGATAAGGAATTATGGAACAATGTCGAAGAAGGAGCCACGTCGTATCCTAGATTCTGCAAAACGCCTTTTATTTGTTGATGAAACGAATAGTTTCAGGTGGAAACCTTTGGAACGTTATATGTATTTACGCTCAGGTCAGTACTATTCCTTGCGGGAGGAAAATAAATCCTATGACCGATTGTACGAGATGAATGGTTTTCGTTCTGTCAAAATGCAGTTTGTCAAAAAAGATTCCAATAAACTCGATGTGCACTATGATTTCGTTCCAAGACCTCGTATGGGAAACCAGATAGAGGGGGAGTATACTTTTAGATCAGGTATGAGCGGATTCAATATTGGAAATACATTCTCACAACGCAATATCTTTGGTGGTTCGGAGCAATTGGAAGTGAAATTACGTTATGGCGTATTGTTTGATCCGCGTTTAGCAGGAGGGCTTTCCAGTAAAATATTCAATAACGATTTTCAAGCGGGCGTAAATTTGGTTATTCCTCGTCTGATGGTGCCCTTTCATATTAATCCAGGGGGGAAGTTTGGTTTGCCCAAAACGACCTACTCGATGACATTGCAGTTGTTCGATCAAGATAAAACCTATTCAAACCGCTATTTTATCACATCGCTGAATTACTCTTGGTATGAAACAGAAAATAAGTACCATAGTTTTACGCCTATCGTTTTGGAGTATCGGGATGGACGACTGGATTCCAATTTCCGGAACAAGCTTGTACAGGAAGGCTACCAGTTGTATGTACGTAGCAACGATCGCCAGTATTTTGGTTTAGGAACACAATATACCTTTGTCCTGAATGGTAAGAAATTGAATAGCAAGGAGGACTTTCAATATTTCAGAGGAACATTGGATGTGAGTGGAAACGTATTAGATCTTATTAGCTCCTTGGCAAAATTGCCTAAGAATGCTGATGGTGAGAAAAAAATATTCGGTGTGCCCTTTCTTCAGTATGCCAAAACTGAACTTGATTATAGGCTCTATCGAAATCTTGGCGGAAATAGGCAATTTGTCTTCCGTTTTAATCCAGGGATAGCGATCCCTTATGGTAACAACTCCAAACTGTTGATTTTCGAGAAGAGTTTCTATAGCGGGGGGATGAATGGCATACGTGCTTGGCAGGCACGTACCTTGGGTCCTGGTGCTTATAACCGTCAGAGTCTCAGTGAAGATTTGCGCTTAAACCTGCGCAATTTAGATCAGTTGGGCGAAATTAAGCTGGAAGCGAATGCGGAATACCGATTCAGATTACTCAATAATTTTCTGGGCGCAAAGATGAATGGAGCGACATTCATGGATATGGGAAATGTTTGGCGACTCAAGAAGGATGAAGAACTGAATCCAGGAGGGGAGTTTAAATTCAATAAATTCCTTGGGCAAGTGGCTATTGGAACCGGTTTCGGACTTCGTTTCGATTCGGATTACTTTGTGATTCGCTTAGATGCCGGACTTAAACTAAAGGATCCGCAGTTTTCAGGTGCTGATCAATGGGTGATCAAACACTTTTTTGATTCCAAAGAGTTTAAGGCACAGTATTATGAAACCCACAGACCGGATCGATACAATTTTATTCAATATAATTTTGGAATCGGTATGCCGTTCTAA
- a CDS encoding YcxB family protein, translating into MRLEYPIDKNDYLIHQLFLASKSERVKKKRQRSKTIFLILFLLLSFLWAMKTQYAVASILAITGILWFFLYPVWERRHYINHYKAFINENYIGIEGKRATIELNNEYIVFKDEGSEGRIMIKKIEEIYEIPSHIFIRLNKAQSIILPKERIENIPALIKQLKEVTSSAEIRYIRDENWQWK; encoded by the coding sequence ATGAGATTAGAATATCCTATCGATAAAAATGATTACCTAATTCATCAACTTTTTTTGGCTTCGAAATCTGAACGAGTTAAAAAAAAACGTCAACGAAGTAAAACAATTTTTCTTATCCTCTTTCTTTTATTATCCTTTTTATGGGCAATGAAAACACAATATGCTGTTGCATCAATTCTTGCCATTACTGGGATATTATGGTTCTTCTTGTATCCCGTATGGGAAAGAAGGCATTACATTAATCATTACAAAGCCTTCATTAATGAGAATTATATTGGCATAGAAGGGAAAAGAGCTACAATTGAATTAAACAATGAGTATATCGTATTTAAAGATGAAGGCAGTGAGGGTAGAATAATGATCAAAAAGATTGAAGAGATATACGAAATACCCTCTCACATATTTATAAGATTAAATAAAGCACAATCTATTATTCTTCCAAAAGAAAGAATAGAGAACATTCCTGCTCTTATAAAACAATTAAAAGAAGTTACTTCTTCCGCGGAGATCAGGTATATTCGCGATGAAAATTGGCAATGGAAATAA
- a CDS encoding IS4 family transposase: MINLNVFSQILSLIDRELFKDLVSKHKSDKHQKGINSWTHLVSMLFCHFSSADSVRDISNGLRSTTGNLNHLGVVRAPSKSNISYINTHRTHELFKDLYYSVLDRLWQKDTHFRKELVQLKRKVYLMDASIIPLCLSVFDWAKFRSTKGAVKLHTVLDYDGCLPVFMQITDGKVHESQRAGSYSFSKGSVVVVDRGYVDYSWLGDLDSRGCYFVTRSKVNMKYNVIKSYQNDALKEKGILKDELIELSGAARNKYNSTPLRLIHFWDSTTGNEYHFLTNNTKWKASLVANIYKQRWHIEVFFKHLKQRLKVSTFIGTSENAVMIQIWTSLIGILLLKYLQKKAKYDWNLSNLVAFIRMNIFVKINIWQWIDDPFLRPPIKGKKGQLKIFAD; encoded by the coding sequence ATGATAAATTTAAATGTTTTTAGTCAGATTTTATCTCTTATCGACCGCGAATTATTCAAAGATTTGGTTTCAAAGCACAAAAGTGACAAACATCAGAAAGGGATCAACAGCTGGACGCATCTAGTCAGTATGCTTTTCTGTCATTTTTCCTCGGCAGATTCGGTCCGTGATATTAGTAACGGTCTACGCAGTACCACTGGTAATCTGAACCACTTAGGTGTAGTAAGAGCTCCAAGTAAGTCTAATATATCCTATATCAACACACACCGTACCCATGAACTTTTCAAAGATCTTTACTATTCTGTTTTGGATAGGCTTTGGCAAAAGGACACCCATTTTCGCAAAGAGCTTGTTCAGCTAAAGCGTAAAGTATATCTGATGGATGCAAGCATCATCCCCTTATGTCTATCTGTATTTGACTGGGCAAAGTTTCGTAGCACCAAAGGTGCCGTAAAGCTGCACACTGTCTTGGATTATGATGGCTGCCTACCTGTTTTTATGCAGATTACCGATGGAAAAGTACATGAGAGCCAGCGAGCCGGTAGTTACAGTTTTTCCAAGGGAAGCGTGGTGGTAGTGGACCGTGGCTACGTGGATTACAGCTGGCTTGGGGATTTGGACAGCAGGGGTTGTTATTTTGTTACCAGGAGTAAAGTGAACATGAAGTACAACGTTATCAAGTCCTACCAGAACGATGCCCTTAAGGAAAAGGGCATCCTTAAGGATGAGCTCATTGAGCTTTCCGGCGCTGCCCGCAATAAATACAATTCCACACCGTTACGCCTGATCCACTTTTGGGACAGCACCACTGGCAATGAGTACCACTTTTTGACCAATAATACGAAGTGGAAGGCTTCTTTGGTGGCAAACATCTATAAACAACGCTGGCATATCGAAGTCTTCTTCAAGCATCTAAAGCAGCGCTTAAAAGTATCGACATTCATAGGGACTTCTGAAAATGCAGTGATGATCCAGATCTGGACTTCACTCATTGGCATATTACTGTTAAAATACTTACAAAAAAAGGCCAAATATGACTGGAACCTGTCCAATCTGGTCGCATTCATCAGAATGAATATCTTCGTGAAAATAAACATCTGGCAATGGATAGATGATCCCTTTCTCAGGCCGCCTATAAAAGGAAAAAAGGGACAGCTAAAGATCTTCGCAGATTGA
- a CDS encoding MFS transporter, whose protein sequence is MPAEQKSIYTLQFILLCLSSLLFSSSFNMIIPELPNYLSSLGGAEYKGLIIALFTLTAGISRPFSGKLTDRWGRVPVMAIGSIVCFICGFLYPILTSVAGFLFLRLIHGFSTGFKPTSTSAYVADLVPQKRWGEALGMHGLAFSVGTAVGPAIGSAIFEAFGINVMFYCSSFMALLSILIVINMKETLAKKEKFNLSMLKINRKDIIEWRALPAGIVTFLSYTAYGVILTLIPDWSEYLGLKNKGLFFLAFTIASVLIRFVSGKVSDRYGRPKVIVVGIVIIAIALVAIGMGNSFIGMMIGASIYGVGTGILSPAVNAWTIDLSLPEHRGKAVATMYISLEAGIGLGALLAGLYYSDVILRIPVIMYANAVVLLLALTYMLSWQRKHKAH, encoded by the coding sequence ATGCCCGCTGAACAGAAATCCATCTATACGTTACAATTTATTTTACTTTGCTTAAGCTCACTCCTATTTTCTTCTAGTTTCAATATGATTATTCCGGAACTACCCAATTATCTGAGCAGTTTGGGGGGTGCGGAGTACAAAGGGCTAATTATAGCATTGTTTACTTTGACTGCTGGAATTTCGCGGCCTTTTAGTGGTAAATTGACCGATCGGTGGGGACGTGTACCGGTCATGGCAATTGGATCCATCGTCTGTTTCATCTGTGGTTTTCTTTATCCCATTTTAACGTCAGTCGCGGGCTTCCTATTCTTACGATTGATACATGGTTTTTCCACCGGTTTTAAACCTACCTCAACTTCTGCGTATGTCGCCGATCTGGTTCCTCAAAAAAGATGGGGTGAGGCTCTTGGCATGCATGGACTGGCTTTTAGCGTCGGTACAGCTGTTGGCCCAGCAATTGGAAGTGCCATTTTCGAGGCCTTTGGTATCAATGTTATGTTTTATTGTTCTTCTTTCATGGCACTTCTCTCCATTCTTATCGTCATTAACATGAAAGAAACACTGGCGAAAAAAGAAAAATTCAATCTTTCCATGCTCAAAATAAACCGCAAGGATATTATTGAATGGCGTGCCCTTCCAGCTGGAATCGTCACGTTTTTATCTTATACCGCTTATGGAGTCATTTTAACTTTAATTCCCGATTGGAGTGAATACCTGGGACTTAAAAATAAAGGGCTATTTTTTCTGGCATTTACAATCGCATCGGTGCTGATACGTTTCGTATCCGGCAAAGTTTCGGACCGTTACGGGAGACCAAAAGTCATTGTTGTCGGAATAGTCATTATTGCTATTGCACTCGTTGCTATCGGTATGGGCAATAGTTTCATTGGAATGATGATCGGCGCAAGCATCTATGGCGTGGGCACAGGTATACTCTCCCCTGCCGTCAATGCTTGGACGATCGACCTAAGCCTACCTGAACATCGGGGCAAGGCAGTAGCAACCATGTATATCTCACTTGAAGCTGGAATAGGGCTTGGCGCACTGCTCGCTGGATTATACTATAGTGATGTTATCCTCCGGATTCCAGTCATTATGTATGCCAATGCAGTAGTTTTGCTACTGGCACTGACCTATATGCTGAGCTGGCAGAGAAAGCACAAAGCCCACTAG
- a CDS encoding DUF6766 family protein yields the protein MNNKKQSFFYRNSLSIVFISLFVLALGAQAFFGWKEHNEELKDLGAHEIRFYSYLGSGHFFSATFENFQSEFLQMALYVMLTISLRQVGSAESKDPEKQEEVDRLPDPTRNGAPRPVKKGGWRLILYQNSLSIAFVILFIFSWAGHLYGSFKDANLQETLRGKPEKSLLDFLAEPQFWFETFQNWQSEFLSVASIVILTIFLRQKGSPESKPVDAANAETGK from the coding sequence ATGAATAATAAAAAGCAAAGTTTTTTTTATAGAAATAGTCTGTCGATTGTTTTTATTTCCTTGTTTGTTTTAGCATTGGGAGCTCAGGCATTTTTTGGATGGAAGGAACACAATGAAGAGCTGAAAGATTTAGGGGCGCATGAAATTAGATTTTATTCTTATTTAGGAAGTGGCCATTTTTTCTCGGCAACTTTTGAAAATTTCCAAAGTGAATTTTTACAGATGGCACTTTACGTAATGCTTACAATCTCCTTGCGGCAGGTTGGATCGGCTGAATCAAAAGATCCGGAAAAACAAGAAGAAGTGGATAGGTTGCCCGATCCCACACGCAATGGTGCTCCTCGGCCGGTAAAGAAAGGAGGATGGCGTCTGATTCTTTATCAAAACTCGCTATCAATCGCATTTGTAATCCTATTCATTTTCAGCTGGGCGGGACATTTATATGGTAGTTTTAAAGATGCCAACCTTCAGGAAACCTTACGTGGCAAACCCGAAAAAAGTTTATTGGACTTTCTTGCCGAACCGCAGTTTTGGTTTGAGACATTCCAAAATTGGCAAAGCGAATTCCTGTCGGTTGCCTCCATTGTGATCCTTACAATCTTTCTCCGTCAAAAAGGATCACCAGAATCAAAACCCGTGGATGCGGCAAATGCTGAAACAGGTAAATAG
- a CDS encoding MaoC family dehydratase, producing MVIINNFEEYKSYEGKLIGASLWHTINQKQIDLFAEATHDHQWIHVDRQKAEKEGPFSSTIAHGYLTLSLIPYLWKQIADVRNVKMEINYGIENFKFGQAVPVNSEVQLQATAKSICNLRGTVKVIIEAKLVIKNQIKPAYIGNVIFLYHFNT from the coding sequence ATGGTAATTATCAACAATTTTGAAGAATATAAATCCTACGAGGGAAAACTTATAGGGGCTTCTCTGTGGCATACGATTAACCAGAAGCAGATCGATCTCTTTGCTGAGGCAACTCATGACCATCAATGGATACATGTCGACCGACAAAAAGCCGAGAAAGAAGGTCCCTTTTCTTCAACGATTGCACATGGGTACCTGACTTTATCCCTGATTCCTTATCTCTGGAAACAGATTGCAGATGTTAGAAACGTGAAAATGGAAATCAATTATGGAATAGAAAATTTTAAATTTGGACAAGCCGTTCCTGTAAATAGTGAAGTACAACTCCAGGCCACCGCAAAATCCATCTGTAACCTTCGCGGAACAGTAAAAGTGATTATTGAAGCTAAACTTGTAATCAAAAATCAAATTAAACCAGCTTACATCGGGAATGTTATATTTTTATATCATTTCAATACCTAA
- a CDS encoding YtxH domain-containing protein, giving the protein MCNNKDNKSGLVLGMLAGAAIGALLGLLFAPDSGEETRKKIKKKSDDLKDQAKNKYGELSDAVKDQFNNASASVKETASNVANSVTDGFDKLKDQVTSRVEDVKIQAGSTKNNLKT; this is encoded by the coding sequence ATGTGCAACAACAAAGACAATAAATCAGGCTTAGTTCTGGGAATGCTGGCCGGTGCTGCTATTGGAGCACTACTAGGACTATTGTTTGCTCCGGACAGTGGAGAAGAAACGAGAAAGAAAATTAAGAAAAAGTCAGATGATTTAAAGGATCAGGCAAAGAATAAATATGGAGAACTTAGTGACGCCGTGAAGGACCAGTTTAACAATGCTTCTGCGAGTGTTAAAGAGACGGCAAGTAATGTCGCTAATTCGGTGACAGATGGTTTTGATAAACTGAAAGATCAGGTGACTTCCAGAGTAGAAGATGTCAAAATACAGGCAGGTTCAACAAAAAATAATCTTAAAACTTAG
- a CDS encoding ferritin-like domain-containing protein — MATTKSVPAKNAAKKPSGNTGKMKDSEFHEFFVDELKDIYWAEKHLVKALPKMQKAATSEKLAAAFEKHTKETQTHIETLEQVFEKLGEKAVAKKCDAMQGLLDEADSIISDTDKGTFTRDAGLILAAQKVEHYEIATYGTLRTFAETMGHDDVAALLQQTLDNEKDTDEALTGVAEGFINEQAAEE; from the coding sequence ATGGCAACAACAAAATCTGTACCGGCGAAAAATGCCGCAAAGAAACCTTCCGGAAATACCGGAAAAATGAAAGACAGTGAATTCCACGAATTTTTCGTTGATGAATTAAAAGACATTTATTGGGCAGAGAAACACCTTGTGAAAGCTTTACCTAAAATGCAAAAAGCAGCGACCAGTGAAAAACTTGCAGCTGCATTTGAAAAGCATACCAAGGAAACTCAGACACATATAGAAACACTTGAACAGGTATTTGAAAAATTGGGAGAAAAAGCTGTCGCAAAAAAATGTGACGCTATGCAGGGTTTGCTTGATGAAGCAGATTCCATTATCTCTGACACAGACAAAGGAACCTTTACAAGAGATGCAGGTCTTATCCTTGCCGCACAAAAAGTTGAACATTACGAGATCGCAACTTACGGAACACTTCGCACATTTGCAGAAACGATGGGCCATGATGATGTGGCTGCACTGCTCCAGCAAACACTGGATAATGAAAAAGATACTGACGAAGCATTGACGGGTGTAGCTGAAGGGTTCATCAACGAGCAAGCGGCAGAGGAATAG
- a CDS encoding RNA methyltransferase, translated as MLSKAQISLITSLQNKKYRKQHGLFIVEGIKSVMEFISSSYEVESIFYTDDANTKVGKISHNIKSHELTETEFQKISALKSPQGILALVKLPLQQKIVPSNLKNKFSLVLDDVQDPGNLGTIIRTAEWFGIEHIICSIGTVDAYNPKVVQATMGSLARLQIHYTDLTDFIPATGLKVYGALLDGQSIYQTVWADEGLIVMGNEGNGISDEIIALIDQAVTIPRLGQAESLNVAVATTIFCSEISRQKLT; from the coding sequence ATGTTGTCAAAAGCGCAAATCAGTCTAATAACGTCTCTACAAAATAAAAAGTATAGAAAACAACACGGCCTGTTTATCGTTGAGGGTATAAAATCCGTGATGGAATTTATTTCATCAAGTTATGAGGTTGAGTCTATTTTCTACACGGACGACGCCAACACAAAAGTGGGTAAAATCTCGCATAATATAAAATCCCATGAACTAACGGAAACTGAATTCCAAAAGATTAGTGCACTGAAATCGCCACAAGGTATACTCGCTTTGGTCAAACTTCCTTTACAGCAAAAAATTGTACCAAGTAATTTAAAAAATAAGTTTAGCCTTGTACTCGATGATGTGCAGGATCCAGGCAATCTTGGGACAATTATCCGCACGGCGGAGTGGTTTGGAATCGAACATATTATCTGTTCCATTGGCACTGTAGACGCTTACAATCCGAAAGTAGTGCAAGCAACTATGGGCTCATTGGCAAGACTGCAGATCCACTATACTGATTTAACTGATTTTATTCCGGCTACTGGATTGAAAGTATATGGCGCCCTACTTGATGGTCAATCCATTTATCAGACTGTATGGGCTGATGAGGGGCTAATTGTTATGGGTAACGAAGGAAATGGCATCAGCGACGAAATAATAGCTTTGATCGATCAAGCTGTCACTATACCTCGCCTAGGGCAAGCCGAATCATTGAATGTAGCCGTAGCAACAACGATCTTCTGTAGTGAGATTTCCAGACAAAAATTGACCTAA
- a CDS encoding CinA family protein codes for MRDLKELIEECSNLLATAKYTIAFAESATAGMLAFEFSQSEHSGEILRGGIVCYDAHIKEKILGVPKGLIEKYTPESAEVTKEMAFRVKKMMDADVVVAVTGLTTPGGSEGPGKPVGTMFYCILIKEKTIEHRKVFSGSAREIVYCTIEDIIKTVIKSFKKP; via the coding sequence ATGAGGGATTTAAAAGAATTAATCGAAGAGTGTAGCAATCTCCTTGCTACTGCTAAATACACGATCGCTTTTGCGGAAAGTGCAACGGCAGGGATGTTAGCGTTTGAATTTTCACAAAGCGAACATTCTGGGGAGATTTTGCGGGGTGGTATAGTCTGTTATGATGCGCATATAAAAGAAAAAATTCTAGGGGTGCCTAAAGGACTTATAGAGAAATACACACCGGAATCTGCCGAAGTAACTAAAGAGATGGCGTTCCGGGTTAAAAAGATGATGGATGCCGATGTTGTTGTTGCTGTTACCGGCCTTACAACTCCTGGTGGAAGCGAAGGCCCTGGAAAGCCTGTAGGAACGATGTTTTACTGCATTTTGATCAAAGAAAAAACGATTGAACATAGGAAAGTATTCAGCGGATCAGCCCGCGAAATTGTGTACTGCACGATTGAAGACATTATTAAAACTGTTATAAAATCTTTTAAGAAGCCATGA
- a CDS encoding plasmid pRiA4b ORF-3 family protein → MLLQLKIQIKGITKPPVWRKLLVPDYFTFDRLHHVIQEAFGWQNYHLYQFSPKGFGSYPEIAIIDEDWDEGNTEDAEMLILKDILNQTGLKFTYIYDFGDSWTHHIVIEDIIDKHVLKAELLEGKGACPPEDCGSTWGYQNVKDVMKDIHHEEHSEMRTWLGVEEGEKWDPNYFDLQAAKKRVAAV, encoded by the coding sequence ATGCTATTACAATTAAAAATACAGATTAAAGGGATAACAAAACCACCAGTTTGGCGAAAGTTATTGGTTCCTGATTACTTCACATTTGATCGCTTACATCACGTGATACAAGAAGCTTTTGGCTGGCAAAATTATCACCTTTATCAATTTTCTCCGAAAGGTTTTGGATCATATCCTGAGATTGCCATAATCGACGAAGATTGGGACGAAGGAAATACCGAAGATGCTGAAATGTTAATATTGAAAGACATTTTAAATCAGACAGGGCTAAAGTTTACCTACATCTACGATTTTGGTGATAGCTGGACGCACCACATTGTCATTGAAGACATCATAGACAAGCATGTATTAAAAGCGGAGTTACTGGAGGGAAAAGGTGCTTGTCCACCGGAAGATTGCGGGAGTACCTGGGGGTATCAAAATGTAAAGGATGTCATGAAGGATATACATCATGAAGAACATAGCGAAATGCGAACCTGGCTTGGTGTAGAAGAGGGTGAAAAATGGGATCCAAACTACTTTGATCTCCAAGCTGCAAAAAAGAGAGTAGCAGCTGTATAG